From Salinirubellus salinus, the proteins below share one genomic window:
- a CDS encoding ABC transporter ATP-binding protein translates to MAFLELDNLRKEFGDLVAVDGVSLTVEEGQFVTIVGPSGCGKSTILRSITGLETPTSGEIRLEGRDITELPPYRRNIGLVFQDYALFPHKTVFENVAFGLKMRGAPEAEQRERVTEMLEMVNLEGYEEKYPGECSGGEQQRIAVARAIAFDPDLVLMDEPLSNLDKNLRTSIRSELRRIQAETGVTTLYVTHNQNEALSLGDKLAVMNDGRLEQYDTPEDTYREPRTRFVADFLGRSTELQGTYTRPEGVANPVADLGEGLELEVTARDGLSNGDPVSLFLRDEKVKLVNGHAPERNVLEGEIESVDYRGRDINYFIRVPELDRTIQVSHVADDSAERFHDLGDTVRFHIEPENVTCLPAEGTP, encoded by the coding sequence ATGGCATTTCTAGAACTCGATAACCTCAGGAAGGAGTTCGGTGACCTCGTCGCGGTCGACGGCGTCTCGTTGACGGTCGAGGAGGGGCAGTTCGTCACCATCGTCGGGCCGAGCGGCTGCGGGAAGTCGACCATCCTCCGGAGCATCACCGGGCTCGAGACGCCCACGAGCGGCGAGATACGACTCGAGGGGAGGGACATCACGGAGCTCCCGCCGTACCGGCGCAACATCGGGCTGGTGTTCCAGGACTACGCCCTGTTCCCACACAAGACCGTCTTCGAGAACGTCGCCTTCGGGCTGAAGATGCGCGGGGCGCCCGAGGCAGAGCAACGCGAGCGGGTCACCGAGATGCTCGAGATGGTGAACCTCGAGGGGTACGAGGAGAAGTACCCCGGCGAGTGCAGCGGTGGCGAGCAACAGCGCATCGCCGTCGCCCGGGCCATCGCGTTCGACCCGGACCTCGTGCTGATGGACGAGCCGCTGTCCAACCTCGACAAGAACCTCCGAACGAGCATCCGGAGCGAACTCCGCCGCATCCAGGCCGAGACGGGCGTGACGACCCTGTACGTCACGCACAACCAGAACGAGGCGCTCTCGCTGGGCGACAAGCTCGCGGTGATGAACGACGGCCGGCTCGAGCAGTACGACACGCCCGAGGACACCTACCGCGAGCCCCGGACCCGGTTCGTCGCGGACTTCCTCGGCCGCTCGACGGAGCTCCAGGGCACCTACACCCGCCCGGAGGGTGTGGCCAACCCCGTCGCCGACCTCGGCGAGGGGCTCGAACTCGAGGTGACCGCGCGTGACGGCCTGTCGAACGGCGACCCGGTCTCGCTGTTCCTCCGCGACGAGAAGGTGAAGCTCGTCAACGGGCACGCGCCGGAGCGGAACGTCCTCGAGGGCGAGATCGAGTCCGTCGACTACCGTGGTCGCGACATCAACTACTTCATCCGTGTCCCGGAGCTCGACCGGACGATCCAGGTGAGCCACGTCGCCGACGACAGCGCCGAGCGGTTCCACGACCTCGGTGACACGGTCCGGTTCCACATCGAGCCGGAGAACGTCACGTGCCTCCCGGCGGAGGGGACGCCGTGA
- a CDS encoding M20 family metallopeptidase, which produces MSAGTSRAAADTVDTDRTVDLLRSLVRIESPYFHEAEIVEFVHDWLAERGLDPSYHRVSEPDVTGYEGRNVIARLEGSDPAAPTLLLNGHVDTVELVADWEEDPLSGRIEDGRLYGQGAADMKAGLAAAMSAFAALAEADVDLAGDVVLTAVVDEEGPYGLGTDQLIRDGRLADCDMAVVTEPGPAFDSESDATNPRLYLGARGRFLYDIEVRGTAAHGSMPERGANAVVAASRIAAALEEMEVGSHPLLGSGSVCPLRIEGGSQTLSVPESCRLLVDRHVVPGETSGTVLSEAEAVVDSLDLGDVDVDVGLRETPHPDARYGPYTVDEDEPLVEGLAAATETVTGDRPGVGYFPSVGDFNYLGHREGLPTVILGPDGANVHSAGEWVDVAETVEVARILAAGAVELVGTAQRADARHDGGEDAD; this is translated from the coding sequence ATGAGTGCGGGGACGTCGCGTGCGGCCGCCGACACGGTCGACACCGACCGGACCGTCGACCTGCTGCGGTCGCTCGTCCGCATCGAGAGTCCGTACTTCCACGAGGCGGAGATCGTCGAGTTCGTCCACGACTGGCTCGCCGAGCGTGGCCTCGACCCCTCGTACCACCGCGTGAGCGAGCCCGACGTCACCGGCTACGAGGGCCGGAACGTCATCGCCCGACTCGAGGGGTCCGACCCAGCGGCCCCGACCCTGCTGTTGAACGGCCACGTCGACACGGTCGAACTCGTCGCGGACTGGGAGGAGGACCCGCTGTCCGGCCGCATCGAGGACGGCCGCCTCTACGGCCAGGGGGCCGCCGACATGAAGGCGGGGCTGGCAGCCGCGATGTCGGCGTTCGCCGCACTGGCCGAGGCCGACGTCGACCTCGCTGGCGACGTGGTGCTCACGGCCGTCGTCGACGAGGAGGGTCCCTACGGGCTCGGGACGGACCAGCTCATCCGCGACGGCCGCCTCGCGGACTGTGACATGGCCGTCGTCACCGAGCCCGGCCCGGCGTTCGACAGCGAGTCGGACGCCACGAACCCGCGGCTGTATCTCGGCGCCCGCGGTCGGTTCCTCTACGACATCGAGGTCCGCGGGACCGCCGCCCACGGGTCGATGCCCGAGCGGGGGGCGAACGCCGTCGTCGCGGCCAGTCGCATCGCCGCCGCCCTCGAGGAGATGGAGGTGGGGTCTCACCCGCTGCTCGGCTCCGGGTCGGTCTGTCCGCTCCGTATCGAGGGCGGCAGCCAGACGCTGTCGGTCCCGGAGTCGTGCCGACTCCTCGTCGACCGCCACGTCGTCCCCGGCGAGACGAGCGGGACCGTCCTCTCGGAGGCGGAAGCGGTCGTCGACTCGCTCGACCTGGGCGACGTCGATGTCGATGTCGGCCTCCGCGAGACGCCACACCCGGACGCACGCTACGGCCCGTACACCGTCGACGAGGACGAACCGCTGGTCGAGGGGCTGGCGGCCGCGACCGAGACCGTCACCGGCGACCGGCCCGGGGTGGGCTACTTCCCGAGCGTCGGGGACTTCAACTACCTCGGCCACCGCGAGGGGCTCCCGACGGTCATCCTCGGCCCCGACGGGGCGAACGTCCACAGCGCGGGCGAGTGGGTCGACGTCGCCGAGACCGTCGAGGTGGCGCGCATCCTCGCGGCTGGCGCGGTCGAACTCGTCGGGACCGCACAGCGGGCCGACGCTCGCCACGACGGCGGCGAGGATGCCGACTGA
- a CDS encoding class-III pyridoxal-phosphate-dependent aminotransferase, which translates to MDRDTAVPDARTLPGEAAREWTDYHHRFAAPSTYVYEFVWDVTAEATGPFCTDVDGNVLLDFTSHVAASPLGYNHPRLVEALASLGVVTPGKIAGQDFYASLGGDPADPDLPGPSQLMERLVEWTDHYGMDTVFLSNSGAEAVENAIKICYQQGGHRAVTFDGAFHGRTLGALSMNRSKAIHRAGYPEVPGVVSVPYCTCRGACTCGWRTDGPGGNVLADELHPDHGRTAPDEVAFLVLEPIQGEGGYRVPNERFVADVAAIRERHDIRVISDEIQAGLGRTGERWGVDHLDLEPDIVTAAKGLRVGATVSRSDVFPSDTGRISSTWGAGDLSAALEGAVTMDVVEDEGLLANARERGRQLREGLVDANLEAVTDVRGRGLMLGVEFDSPERQERVVANCFERGLLVLGCGRRTVRLLPPLDVTDRETALGLALFTEAAAAA; encoded by the coding sequence ATGGACCGCGACACCGCCGTGCCGGACGCCCGGACCCTCCCGGGCGAGGCCGCCCGCGAGTGGACCGACTACCACCACCGGTTCGCCGCCCCCAGCACCTACGTCTACGAGTTCGTCTGGGACGTGACCGCCGAGGCGACCGGCCCGTTCTGTACCGACGTCGACGGGAACGTCCTGCTCGATTTCACGAGTCACGTGGCCGCCTCGCCGCTCGGCTACAACCACCCTCGACTGGTCGAGGCGCTCGCGTCACTCGGCGTGGTCACGCCGGGGAAGATCGCCGGCCAGGACTTCTACGCGAGTCTCGGTGGCGACCCCGCCGACCCGGACCTGCCGGGCCCGTCACAGCTGATGGAACGACTCGTCGAGTGGACCGACCACTACGGGATGGACACCGTCTTCCTCTCGAACTCCGGGGCCGAGGCCGTCGAGAACGCCATCAAGATCTGCTACCAGCAGGGCGGCCACCGGGCGGTCACCTTCGACGGCGCGTTCCACGGCCGGACGCTCGGCGCCCTGTCGATGAACCGCTCGAAGGCCATCCACCGGGCGGGCTACCCGGAGGTTCCGGGTGTCGTCTCGGTCCCGTACTGCACCTGTCGCGGGGCGTGTACCTGCGGGTGGCGGACCGACGGGCCCGGCGGGAACGTGCTGGCGGACGAGCTCCACCCGGACCACGGTCGCACGGCCCCCGACGAGGTCGCGTTCCTCGTCCTCGAGCCGATACAGGGCGAGGGCGGCTACCGCGTGCCGAACGAGCGGTTCGTCGCCGACGTCGCGGCCATCCGCGAGCGCCACGACATCCGCGTCATCAGCGACGAGATTCAGGCCGGCCTCGGGCGGACGGGCGAGCGCTGGGGCGTCGACCACCTCGACCTCGAACCGGACATCGTCACCGCGGCCAAGGGGCTCCGGGTCGGCGCGACCGTCTCCCGGTCGGACGTGTTCCCGAGCGACACCGGCCGCATCTCCTCGACCTGGGGGGCTGGCGACCTCTCGGCCGCGCTCGAGGGGGCCGTCACGATGGACGTCGTCGAGGACGAGGGGTTGCTGGCGAACGCCCGCGAGCGTGGCCGGCAGTTGCGCGAGGGCCTCGTCGACGCCAACCTCGAGGCCGTGACGGACGTCCGTGGCCGTGGGCTGATGCTCGGCGTCGAGTTCGACAGCCCGGAACGACAGGAGCGGGTCGTCGCGAACTGCTTCGAACGGGGGCTGCTCGTCCTCGGGTGTGGCCGACGGACCGTCCGCCTCCTCCCGCCGCTCGACGTGACCGACCGCGAGACGGCGCTCGGACTGGCCCTGTTCACGGAGGCGGCCGCAGCGGCGTGA
- a CDS encoding ABC transporter permease yields the protein MSAERSRLPALKDRVMENDWVRFAISPGLGLGWVVLLLFLPMTVILAISFSVPGDFGNVIYEFTLENYRRFWESAVYKNIILESLFYGVVVTALALPFGYTAGYFLGRSKTDWKWILLGLVVLQYWVPFIIRTYAWIIILSNNGVLNQLLMGVGLLDAPLDIMYTTYSMVLGLTVSLLPFMILPVYVSVSTIDEDQIHAAKTLGATDFRAFREITLPQSLPGIVSGVLFVFIIGAGAFLAPTLLGGPDTRMIAPVIETVFILDFNWPFAAALSVIYFGVIGLLLYLFTRRVDLEEALDTGGAV from the coding sequence GTGAGTGCGGAGCGCTCGCGGCTGCCCGCGCTGAAAGACCGGGTGATGGAGAACGACTGGGTCCGCTTCGCCATCTCGCCCGGACTCGGCCTCGGCTGGGTCGTCCTGTTGTTGTTCCTGCCGATGACGGTCATCCTCGCCATCTCGTTCTCCGTCCCCGGCGACTTCGGCAACGTCATCTACGAGTTCACGCTCGAGAACTACCGGCGCTTCTGGGAGTCGGCCGTCTACAAGAACATCATCCTCGAGTCGCTGTTCTACGGGGTCGTCGTGACGGCGCTGGCCCTGCCGTTCGGCTACACCGCCGGCTACTTCCTGGGCCGCTCGAAGACCGACTGGAAGTGGATCCTCCTCGGCCTGGTCGTGCTCCAGTACTGGGTGCCGTTCATCATCCGCACCTACGCGTGGATCATCATCCTCTCGAACAACGGCGTCCTCAACCAGTTGCTGATGGGGGTCGGGTTGCTCGACGCGCCGCTCGACATCATGTACACGACGTACAGCATGGTGCTCGGGCTGACGGTGAGCCTGCTGCCGTTCATGATACTCCCGGTGTACGTCTCGGTGAGCACCATCGACGAGGACCAGATCCACGCCGCGAAGACGCTGGGCGCCACCGACTTCCGCGCGTTCCGCGAGATAACGCTCCCGCAGTCGCTCCCGGGTATCGTCTCGGGCGTCCTGTTCGTGTTCATCATCGGTGCGGGTGCGTTCCTCGCGCCGACGCTGCTCGGCGGGCCGGACACGCGGATGATCGCCCCGGTCATCGAGACGGTGTTCATCCTCGACTTCAACTGGCCGTTCGCGGCGGCGCTGTCGGTCATCTACTTCGGCGTCATCGGCCTGTTGCTCTACCTGTTCACCCGGCGGGTCGACCTCGAAGAGGCACTCGACACAGGGGGGGCGGTCTGA
- a CDS encoding ABC transporter substrate-binding protein, whose translation MRQDSTSDGTSGRTGRPSRRRFLQLTGAAGAAGLAGCVNSLGGGGNDLADTLVIQMEGGSMLEALKSEAFGPFEEEFGASVEVSLRSSQQNGYAKIKAGQAEADMTSVPPFTLYNGTKEGLWSPISTDEIPNYESNVLDPLKNPVFDPGQEVHGIPHAYGTVGMAYNKNELDSPSSWSVTWDGSYEGHVAMEGFGFIRVFTTALEMGMDPNEIGANGSYEENIGKIWDRVAEQQDLVVTNWTSGDEQARLFASEDAWVGEAWGNVIYGAVQEGNDHLGYTIPEEGAYGYTQNHAILNDISETRRKTALEFINFLLRDDILQPVTEKLGLPPATSVTSDEIENLYDYDPRGGKGLKFPDVAYINEHNDEWSQRWEEIRGN comes from the coding sequence ATGCGACAAGATAGCACGAGTGACGGAACGAGCGGTCGCACGGGACGACCGAGTCGTCGGCGCTTCCTCCAGTTGACCGGGGCGGCCGGCGCTGCGGGGCTCGCGGGGTGTGTCAACAGCCTCGGCGGCGGGGGGAACGACCTCGCCGACACGCTGGTCATCCAGATGGAGGGGGGGAGTATGCTCGAGGCGCTCAAGTCCGAGGCGTTCGGGCCGTTCGAGGAGGAGTTCGGTGCCTCGGTGGAGGTGAGCCTCCGGAGCAGTCAGCAGAACGGGTACGCGAAGATCAAGGCCGGGCAGGCCGAGGCCGACATGACGAGCGTCCCGCCGTTCACGCTCTACAACGGGACCAAGGAGGGGCTGTGGTCGCCCATCAGTACGGACGAGATTCCGAACTACGAGTCGAACGTCCTCGACCCGCTGAAGAACCCGGTGTTCGACCCCGGTCAGGAGGTCCACGGCATCCCCCACGCGTACGGGACGGTCGGCATGGCGTACAACAAGAACGAGCTGGACTCGCCGAGTTCGTGGAGCGTCACGTGGGACGGCTCGTACGAGGGGCACGTCGCGATGGAGGGGTTCGGCTTCATCCGCGTGTTCACGACCGCCCTCGAGATGGGGATGGACCCCAACGAGATCGGTGCGAACGGCTCCTACGAGGAGAACATCGGGAAGATATGGGACCGGGTCGCCGAGCAGCAGGACCTGGTCGTCACGAACTGGACGAGCGGCGACGAGCAGGCCCGGCTGTTCGCCTCGGAGGACGCCTGGGTCGGCGAGGCGTGGGGGAACGTCATCTACGGCGCGGTCCAGGAGGGGAACGACCACCTCGGGTACACCATCCCCGAGGAGGGGGCGTACGGCTACACGCAGAACCACGCCATCCTGAACGACATCAGCGAGACGCGGCGCAAGACCGCCCTGGAGTTCATCAACTTCCTGCTGCGTGACGACATCCTCCAGCCGGTCACCGAGAAGCTCGGCCTGCCGCCGGCGACCTCGGTCACCTCGGACGAGATCGAGAACCTCTACGACTACGACCCCCGCGGCGGGAAGGGACTCAAGTTCCCCGACGTCGCGTACATCAACGAACACAACGACGAGTGGTCACAGCGCTGGGAAGAGATCCGAGGGAACTGA
- a CDS encoding PhoX family protein yields MVDLDRRNLMSSAVAAALGASVVGTGVASASDSEIPESDTPGAPSVKGELKRFANTAFGAEVTGPYVFGDGTLLFSNQHPEENNQGAFKYPGVGYFSGFQFELDGDNDDFEELSIPNDKDKQTRIRSSAGEYTYLGVGREPINGHEERLGVTQTPDGTDITLDNFEGTQYGAAATNPDCNQVVEAGDDSAYDGFLYTNWENSPGNVSRLPLTRTEDGEWEADPDNAINLANTESLRSLGGTRINCYGDKTPWGTMVSSEENYAHPRVNYTNTVGDIVEDGGEGRTGAAQFWNRPNPTVVGSGDWFGEYNDGVYTQGAFALAGVEFLAYYLGAEQVDQDAGGNTLEPISDVYPNPYRYGYQLEFREQGDDEPPTAIKHYVMGRASWEAPDFQNDHKTVYGCSDGDSKGIYKFVADEDMTTVDPMAISGTLYAPKITNDAANVEEFGSRASPAQVDLAVEWIPLGSASNAECEAWIAEYDDVTQADYLEAHAESQGWKSIANDGNPGKGSDKGKAKGKQNAQEKLQAALEEADREVVENGNQNYITNEEIVEWADQWEAKGPDGVDEELRKVPFLETRAAAKEIGASIEFNKAEGVDSREDASPGDYVYFGISEFNDDLADETGDIQMDRVDGGVVYRAELENDYDVSTLEPVIVGPDFSDGPADANDALRNIDNVYVMDDGRVLCCEDGFDESNRSYPNDCLYVYDPNPEN; encoded by the coding sequence ATGGTCGACCTCGATCGACGGAACCTGATGTCTTCGGCAGTCGCCGCCGCGCTGGGCGCCAGCGTGGTCGGAACTGGAGTCGCGAGCGCGAGTGACAGCGAGATACCGGAATCGGACACCCCGGGCGCACCGAGCGTGAAGGGCGAACTCAAGCGGTTCGCGAACACGGCGTTCGGTGCGGAGGTGACGGGGCCGTACGTCTTCGGCGACGGGACGCTCCTCTTCAGCAACCAGCACCCCGAGGAGAACAACCAGGGCGCGTTCAAGTACCCCGGGGTCGGCTACTTCAGCGGGTTCCAGTTCGAGCTCGACGGGGACAACGACGACTTCGAGGAGCTGAGCATTCCGAACGACAAGGACAAGCAGACCCGGATCCGCAGCAGTGCCGGCGAGTACACGTACCTCGGCGTGGGCCGGGAACCGATCAACGGACACGAGGAACGACTCGGCGTGACCCAGACGCCCGACGGCACGGACATCACGCTCGACAACTTCGAGGGGACGCAGTACGGGGCGGCCGCGACCAACCCCGACTGCAACCAGGTCGTGGAGGCCGGCGATGACTCCGCGTACGACGGCTTCCTCTACACCAACTGGGAGAACAGCCCCGGGAACGTCTCGCGGCTGCCGCTCACCCGTACCGAGGACGGCGAGTGGGAGGCCGACCCGGATAACGCCATCAACCTCGCGAACACAGAGTCGCTCCGGAGCCTCGGTGGCACGCGTATCAACTGCTACGGGGACAAGACGCCGTGGGGCACGATGGTCTCCTCCGAGGAGAACTACGCCCACCCGCGGGTCAACTACACGAACACCGTCGGCGACATCGTCGAGGACGGTGGCGAGGGGCGCACCGGTGCCGCCCAGTTCTGGAACCGTCCGAACCCGACCGTCGTCGGCTCCGGCGACTGGTTCGGCGAGTACAACGACGGTGTCTACACGCAGGGAGCCTTCGCCCTCGCCGGCGTCGAGTTCCTCGCGTACTACCTCGGTGCCGAACAGGTCGACCAGGACGCGGGCGGGAACACGCTGGAACCCATCAGCGACGTCTACCCCAACCCCTACCGGTACGGCTACCAGCTCGAGTTCCGCGAGCAGGGCGACGACGAGCCGCCGACGGCCATCAAGCACTACGTGATGGGTCGTGCCTCGTGGGAGGCGCCCGACTTCCAGAACGACCACAAGACGGTCTACGGCTGCTCTGACGGGGACTCGAAGGGCATCTACAAGTTCGTCGCAGACGAGGACATGACGACCGTCGACCCGATGGCCATCTCCGGGACGCTGTACGCCCCGAAGATCACCAACGACGCCGCGAACGTCGAGGAGTTCGGGAGCCGTGCCTCACCGGCTCAGGTCGACCTCGCGGTCGAGTGGATCCCGCTGGGCAGTGCCTCCAACGCGGAGTGCGAGGCGTGGATCGCCGAGTACGACGACGTCACTCAGGCTGACTACCTCGAAGCCCACGCGGAGAGCCAGGGCTGGAAGAGCATCGCGAACGACGGCAACCCCGGCAAAGGCAGCGACAAGGGCAAGGCGAAGGGCAAGCAGAACGCCCAGGAGAAACTCCAGGCGGCCCTCGAGGAAGCCGACCGCGAGGTCGTCGAGAACGGCAACCAGAACTACATCACCAACGAGGAGATCGTCGAGTGGGCCGACCAGTGGGAGGCCAAGGGGCCCGACGGCGTCGACGAGGAGCTCCGCAAGGTGCCCTTCCTCGAGACCCGCGCGGCCGCGAAGGAGATCGGCGCCTCCATCGAGTTCAACAAGGCCGAGGGGGTCGACAGCAGGGAGGACGCCAGTCCCGGTGACTACGTCTACTTCGGTATCTCCGAGTTCAACGACGACCTCGCCGACGAGACGGGCGACATCCAGATGGACCGCGTCGACGGCGGCGTCGTCTACCGCGCCGAACTCGAGAACGATTACGACGTCTCGACGCTCGAACCCGTCATCGTCGGGCCGGACTTCTCCGACGGGCCGGCCGACGCGAACGACGCGCTCCGGAACATCGACAACGTCTACGTGATGGACGACGGGCGGGTGCTCTGCTGCGAGGACGGTTTCGACGAGTCGAACCGCTCGTACCCGAACGACTGTCTGTACGTCTACGACCCGAACCCGGAGAACTGA
- a CDS encoding ABC transporter permease, whose product MATDHATTGETDVDAERGYFGITLPSHVKWNLVRATTVVVYVLMILPLLVIVLNSFNPSRLGNFPPQSLSLRWYEALLADGLMLRALVNSLQVGIAAALCAGLVGTLTAMGFVRKRFRLKNGLVIVLLSPLLVPPIIVGVAATIFFGQLGVGRSLWWLIVMHTLLGLPYAFLIIRSQLYLFDETLEEAARTLGADRLTTFREVTFPIIAPSIVTAMVIVFVISFGEFTATQFWVERTTTTVPVVIFSMLRTSISPKIDALATVMLVVTIAVPALLLGARRWLFEH is encoded by the coding sequence ATGGCGACCGACCACGCCACCACCGGCGAGACGGACGTCGACGCCGAGCGGGGCTACTTCGGTATCACGCTCCCCTCGCACGTCAAGTGGAACCTCGTCCGCGCGACGACCGTCGTGGTCTACGTGCTGATGATCCTGCCGTTGCTCGTCATCGTCCTCAACTCGTTCAACCCGTCGCGGCTCGGGAACTTCCCGCCGCAGTCGCTCAGCCTGCGCTGGTACGAGGCGCTGCTCGCCGACGGGCTCATGTTGCGAGCGCTGGTCAACAGCCTCCAGGTCGGCATCGCGGCGGCGCTCTGTGCCGGCCTCGTCGGCACGCTCACGGCGATGGGGTTCGTCCGCAAGCGGTTCCGGCTGAAGAACGGGCTGGTCATCGTGCTGCTCTCGCCGCTGCTGGTTCCGCCCATCATCGTCGGGGTGGCGGCGACCATCTTCTTCGGCCAGCTCGGCGTCGGGCGCTCGCTCTGGTGGCTCATCGTGATGCACACCCTGCTCGGGCTCCCGTACGCGTTCCTCATCATCCGGAGTCAGCTCTACCTCTTCGACGAGACGCTCGAGGAGGCCGCCCGGACGCTCGGGGCCGACCGGCTCACCACGTTCCGGGAGGTCACCTTCCCCATCATCGCGCCGTCCATCGTCACGGCGATGGTGATCGTCTTCGTCATCTCGTTCGGCGAGTTCACCGCGACCCAGTTCTGGGTCGAGCGGACGACGACGACGGTCCCGGTCGTCATCTTCTCGATGCTGCGGACGAGCATCAGCCCGAAGATCGACGCCCTCGCGACGGTCATGCTGGTCGTGACCATCGCGGTCCCGGCCCTGTTGCTCGGGGCGCGGCGCTGGCTGTTCGAGCACTGA
- a CDS encoding alanine racemase, with translation MPTERRGHASSVPAPVVRLDPSAIRENATAVRDRFDGRVVGVTKAVCGDPVVARAMLAGGLDGLADSRVRNLERLRDAVGPHVERTLLVSPTVGDVGRVLRAADRSLVTERAVVEALSAAARRRGLTHDVVVMVDTGDRREGVLPADAPALVAAAADLDGVRVAGVGTNVGCLSGVLPTAESMASFVETVEACEAAVGRRLDVVSGGSSVTLPLAEAGDLPARVNELRVGEAILLGTDAARDRHLPSLRRDAFTLHAEVVECKRKPATPAGPQGQPVDGTRPDPESRAEGPRRRAVLTLGRQDTVPEQLDPVRDGVRVVGASSDHTVCDVTDAGDVAVGDRLAFRLGYRALLQASTSAYVTRVVGETE, from the coding sequence ATGCCGACTGAACGGCGCGGCCACGCGTCGTCGGTGCCGGCGCCGGTGGTCCGGCTCGACCCGAGCGCCATCCGCGAGAACGCCACGGCGGTCCGCGACCGCTTCGACGGCCGCGTGGTCGGCGTCACGAAGGCCGTCTGTGGCGACCCGGTCGTCGCCCGGGCGATGCTCGCGGGTGGACTCGACGGTCTCGCCGACTCGCGCGTCCGGAACCTCGAGCGGCTGCGCGACGCGGTCGGTCCCCACGTCGAGCGGACGCTGCTCGTCTCCCCGACGGTGGGCGACGTCGGGCGTGTCCTGCGCGCGGCCGACCGCTCGCTGGTCACCGAACGGGCGGTCGTGGAGGCGCTGTCGGCCGCCGCCCGCCGACGCGGCCTGACGCACGACGTCGTGGTGATGGTCGACACCGGCGACCGGCGCGAGGGCGTGCTCCCGGCCGACGCGCCGGCACTGGTGGCGGCGGCAGCCGACCTCGACGGGGTCCGCGTCGCCGGGGTCGGGACCAACGTCGGCTGCCTGTCCGGGGTGCTCCCGACGGCCGAGTCGATGGCGTCGTTCGTCGAGACCGTCGAGGCGTGCGAGGCCGCCGTCGGCCGTCGCCTCGACGTGGTCTCGGGTGGGAGCAGCGTCACCCTCCCGCTCGCCGAGGCCGGCGACCTCCCCGCGCGGGTGAACGAACTCCGGGTCGGGGAGGCCATCCTCCTCGGGACCGACGCCGCTCGCGACCGCCACCTCCCGTCCCTTCGGCGTGACGCGTTCACCCTCCACGCGGAGGTCGTCGAGTGCAAGCGCAAGCCAGCCACCCCGGCCGGGCCGCAGGGCCAGCCCGTCGACGGCACGCGGCCTGACCCCGAGTCGAGGGCGGAGGGGCCGCGCCGACGGGCCGTGCTCACGCTCGGGAGACAGGACACGGTGCCGGAGCAACTCGACCCGGTCCGCGACGGCGTACGGGTGGTCGGCGCGAGCAGCGACCACACCGTCTGTGACGTCACGGACGCCGGCGACGTCGCCGTCGGCGACCGGCTCGCCTTCCGCCTCGGCTACCGGGCACTGCTCCAGGCGTCGACCTCCGCGTACGTCACTCGCGTCGTCGGGGAGACGGAGTGA
- a CDS encoding helix-turn-helix domain-containing protein, producing MELSETADGVGSHLTLRIWHPECWTLKVTEANSGGILGHGVYSVGETLKGRFTVYAESASELETLVEAIDTSPLTKSVSPLASRGGVDTQVPGTGNASRSLIVEYGDDHSINDALVSKGFIPDKAVWIHDGREYWTVVVEADRDGIRNRLDAVRESMDAEIEVQRIVADPRESDGVLSQGLLSERQRDVFNLARRRGYYNWPREVSATDLADELGVSKATALEHLRKAESKLFDVLP from the coding sequence ATGGAACTGTCCGAGACTGCCGACGGGGTCGGGTCGCACCTGACGCTGCGCATCTGGCACCCGGAGTGCTGGACGCTCAAGGTCACCGAGGCCAACTCGGGTGGAATCCTCGGACACGGGGTCTACTCGGTCGGCGAGACGCTGAAAGGGCGGTTCACCGTCTACGCGGAGTCGGCGTCTGAACTGGAGACGCTCGTCGAGGCCATCGACACGTCACCGCTGACGAAGTCGGTGTCGCCGCTGGCCTCGCGCGGTGGCGTCGACACGCAGGTGCCGGGGACGGGGAACGCCTCGCGGAGCCTCATCGTCGAGTACGGCGACGACCACAGCATCAACGACGCGCTCGTCTCGAAGGGGTTCATCCCGGACAAGGCGGTCTGGATCCACGACGGCCGCGAGTACTGGACGGTCGTCGTTGAGGCGGACCGCGACGGCATCCGGAACCGACTCGATGCCGTCCGCGAGAGCATGGACGCGGAGATCGAGGTCCAGCGCATCGTCGCGGACCCCCGAGAGAGCGACGGCGTCCTGAGTCAGGGCCTGCTCTCCGAGCGACAGCGCGACGTGTTCAACCTCGCCCGTCGCCGGGGCTACTACAACTGGCCACGGGAGGTCAGCGCGACGGACCTGGCGGACGAACTCGGCGTCTCGAAGGCGACGGCGCTCGAACATCTCCGCAAGGCCGAGTCGAAACTGTTCGACGTCCTCCCGTAG